From the genome of Neomonachus schauinslandi chromosome 5, ASM220157v2, whole genome shotgun sequence, one region includes:
- the PAN2 gene encoding PAN2-PAN3 deadenylation complex catalytic subunit PAN2 isoform X3 produces the protein MNFEGLDPGLAEYAPAMHSALDPVLDAHLNPSLLQNVELDPEGVALEALPVQESVHIMEGVYSELHSVVAEVGVPVSVSHFDLHEEMLWVGSHGGHATSFFGPALERYSSFQVNGSDDIRQIQSLENGILFLTKNNLKYMARGGLIIFDYLLDESEDMHSLLLTDGSTLLVGGLQNHILEIDLNTVQETQKYAVETPGVTIMRQTNRFFFCGHTSGKVSLRDLRTFKVEHEFDAFSGSLSDFDVHGNLLAACGFSSRLTGLACDRFLKVYDLRMMRAITPLQVHVDPAFLRFIPTYTSRLAIISQSGQCQFCEPTGLANPADIFHVNPVGPLLMTFDVSASKQALAFGDSEGCVHLWTDSPEPSFNPYSRETEFALPCLVDSLPPLDWSQDLLPLSLIPVPLTTDTLLSDWPAANSAPAPRRAPPVDAEILRTMKKVGFIGYAPNPRTRLRNQIPYRLKESDSEFDSFSQVTESPIGREEEPHLHMVSKKYRKVTIKYSKLGLEDFDFKHYNKTLFAGLEPHIPNAYCNCMIQVLYFLEPVRCLIQNHLCQKEFCLACELGFLFHMLDLSRGDPCQGSNFLRAFRTIPEASALGLILADSDEASGKGNLARLIQRWNRFILTQLHQDMQELEVPQAYRGAGGSSFCSSGDSVIGQLFSCEMENCSLCRCGSETVRASSTLLFTLSYPEAGTSDKTGKNCDFAQVLKRSICLEQNTQAWCDNCEKYQPTIQTRNIRHLPEILVINCEVNSLKEADFWRMQAEVAFKMAIKKHGGEISKNKEFALADWKELGSPEGMLMCSSIEELKNVWLPFSIRMKMTKNKGLDVCNWTDGDEIQWGPARAEEEHGVYVYDLMATVVHILDSRTGGSLVAHIKVGETYHQRKEGVTHQQWYLFNDFLIEPIDKHEAVQFDMNWKVPAILYYVKRNLNSKYNLNIKNPIEASVLLAEASLARKQRKTHTTFIPLMLNEMPQVGDLVGLDAEFVTLNEEEAELRSDGTKSTIKPSQMSVARITCVRGQGPNEGIPFIDDYISTQEQVVDYLTQYSGIKPGDLDAKISSKHLTTLKSTYLKLRFLIDIGVKFVGHGLQKDFRVINLMVPKDQVLDTVYLFHMPRKRMISLRFLAWYFLDAAVFSSVLAL, from the exons ATGAACTTCGAGGGTCTGGACCCTGGACTGGCAGAGTATGCCCCAGCCATGCATTCTGCCCTGGACCCTGTCCTGGATGCCCACCTGAACCCAAGTCTGCTGCAGAATGTGGAGCTGGACCCGGAGGGGGTGGCCTTGGAGGCTCTTCCTGTCCAGGAGTCAGTGCACATAATGGAAGGTGTCTACTCTGAATTGCACAGTGTGGTGGCTGAAGTGGGTGTGCCTGTCTCCGTCTCCCACTTTGACTTGCACGAGGAGATGCTGTGGGTGGGAAGCCACGGG ggCCATGCTACTTCATTTTTCGGGCCAGCCTTGGAGCGTTACTCATCCTTTCAGGTCAATGGCAGTGATGACATTCGACAGATCCAGAGCCTGGAAAATGGTATCCTTTTTCTCACCAAGAACAACCTCAAGTATATGGCTCGTGGGGGCCTCATTATATTTGATTACCT GCTAGATGAGAGTGAGGATATGCACAGTCTCCTGCTGACGGACGGCAGCACTCTCCTTGTTGGTGGGCTGCAGAACCACATACTGGAGATTGACCTTAACACTGTCCAGGAGACTCAGAAG TATGCAGTCGAGACGCCTGGAGTCACTATTATGAGACAGACAAATCGCTTTTTCTTCTGTGGCCACACGTCTGGCAAG GTTTCCCTGCGAGACCTCCGTACTTTTAAGGTGGAGCATGAGTTCGATGCTTTCTCAGGGAGTCTGTCAGATTTTGATGTGCATGGCAACTTGCTGGCCGCCTGTGGCTTCTCCAGCCGCCTCACCGGCCTGGCCTGTGACCGTTTCCTCAAGGTGTATGATCTGCGCATGATGCGTGCCATCACACCACTTCAAGTACACGTGGATCCTGCCTTCTTGCGCTTCATCCCTACCTATACTTCTCGACTTGCTATCATCTCCCAGTCAG GGCAGTGCCAGTTTTGTGAGCCTACAGGCCTGGCCAACCCAGCAGATATCTTTCATGTGAATCCTGTGGGGCCTCTGCTAATGACATTTGACGTATCAGCCAGCAAGCAGGCCTTGGCCTTTGGGGATTCTGAGGGCTGTGTGCACCTCTGGACTGATTCCCCTGAGCCTTCCTTCAACCCTTACTCCCGTGAGACCGAATTTGCTTTGCCCTGTCTCGTGGACTCGCTGCCTCCTCTGGACTGGAGCCAGGACCTACTGCCGCTTTCCCTCATCCCTGTCCCGCTCACCACTGACACACTTCTCTCTGATTGGCCTGCTGCCAACTCCGCTCCAGCTCCCAG GCGAGCACCCCCTGTGGATGCAGAGATTCTTCGCACCATGAAGAAGGTGGGCTTCATTGGCTACGCGCCCAACCCCCGCACCCGGTTGCGCAATCAG ATTCCTTACCGACTCAAGGAGTCAGACAGTGAATTTGACAGCTTCAGCCAGGTCACTGAGTCACCGATAGGACGGGAAGAGGAGCCACATCTCCACATGGTCTCGAAGAAATACCGCAAG GTAACCATCAAATACTCCAAGCTAGGGCTGGAGGACTTTGACTTCAAACACTACAATAAGACCCTGTTTGCTGGATTAGAGCCCCACATCCCCAATGCCTACTGCAACTGCATGATCCAG GTGCTGTACTTCCTGGAGCCTGTTCGCTGTCTAATCCAGAACCATCTTTGCCAGAAGGAGTTCTGCCTGGCTTGTGAGCTGGGCTTCCTCTTCCACATGTTGGATCTCTCTCGGGGTGACCCTTGTCAG GGCAGTAATTTTCTTCGGGCATTCCGCACCATCCCTGAGGCATCAGCCCTTGGTCTGATCCTGGCTGACTCAGATGAGGCCTCAGGCAAAGGCAATCTGGCCAGGCTTATTCAGAGGTGGAATCGCTTCATTCTCACTCAGCTGCATCAGGACATGCAGGAGCTCGAAGTACCCCAGGCTTATCGAGGTGCTGGAGGCAG CAGCTTTTGCTCATCGGGGGACTCAGTCATCGGGCAGCTGTTCAGCTGTGAGATGGAGAACTGCAGCCTCTGCCGTTGTGGCAGTGAGACCGTGCGGGCCTCGTCCACCTTGCTCTTCACACTCTCCTACCCCGAGGCGGGCACCAGCG ATAAAACCGGGAAGAACTGTGACTTTGCTCAGGTGCTGAAGCGAAGCATCTGCCTGGAGCAGAATACACAGGCCTGGTGTGACAACTGTGAAAAGTACCAGCCCACG ATTCAGACCCGCAACATCCGCCATCTGCCAGAGATTCTCGTCATCAACTGTGAGGTGAACAGCTTGAAAGAAGCTGATTTCTGGAGAATGCAGGCTGAG GTTGCCTTCAAGATGGCAATAAAGAAGCATGGTGGGGAAATCTCCAAGAACAAGGAGTTTGCTTTGGCTGATTG GAAAGAACTAGGGAGTCCAGAGGGTATGCTGATGTGTTCCTCCATTGAGGAGTTGAAGAATGTCTGGCTTCCTTTCTCCATTCGCATGAAGATGACCAAGAACAAGGGGCTGGATGTTTGCAATTGGACTGATGGGGATGAGATACAG TGGGGCCCAgccagggcagaggaggagcaTGGTGTCTATGTGTATGACCTGATGGCTACTGTGGTACACATCCTGGACTCACGCACAGGGGGCAGCCTGGTGGCTCACATCAAAGTTGGAGAGACCTACCACCAGCGTAAGGAG GGTGTTACCCACCAGCAGTGGTATCTCTTTAATGACTTTCTTATTGAGCCTATTGATAAG cacGAAGCTGTGCAGTTTGACATGAATTGGAAAGTGCCTGCTATCCTTTATTATGTCAAAAGGAATCTTAACTCCAAATACAACCTGAACA TCAAGAACCCTATTGAGGCAAGTGTCCTGCTGGCTGAAGCCTCACTAGCACGGAAGCAGCGGAAAACACATACTACCTTTATTCCACTGATGCTGAATGAGATGCCACAGGTTGGGGACCTGGTGGGCCTGGATGCTGAGTTTGTCACCCTTAATGAG GAGGAAGCAGAGTTACGCAGTGATGGCACTAAGTCTACCATCAAACCAAGCCAGATGTCAGTAGCAAGGATCACCTGTGTTCGGGGCCAGGGACCCAATGAGGGTATTCCCTTCATTGATGACTACATCTCTACCCAGGAGCAG GTGGTGGATTACTTGACTCAGTATTCAGGAATAAAGCCAGGAGACCTTGATGCCAAGATTTCCTCTAAGCACCTCACAACTCTCAAGTCTACCTACTTAAAGCTTCGTTTTCTTATAGACATTGGAGTCAAGTTTGTGGGTCATGGTCTGCAGAAGGACTTCCGGGTCATCAACCTCATG GTGCCCAAGGACCAAGTCCTTGACACTGTCTATCTCTTTCACATGCCCCGAAAACGAATGATTTCCCTGCGATTCCTTGCTTGGTACTTTCTAG ATGCAGCTGTCTTCTCCTCAGTGTTGGCGCTCTGA